TGCCTTTTCTTGACCGACCCGCGCCCTGTATCTTGTACCGTTACCAGAACATTTCCCTAAATTGGTAGAAATATCAACGGCCAATTCGCACTCTTCAGCGACGAGCAGTTCGGACAATGATCTGTCTGAAGAATACTGAGGTATCCCGAACGCGGCAGTCTACTCTGAAATCTGAAAGCGCTCTATCTCATCTGATCCACAGTTGGGACACTCATCTACGCCCGACGCAAGATTCTCACCGCACTGGCGGCACTCCACGACTACCTCTGTTTCGTCACCAGGCAGTAGCCGAGTAAGTACTGTGCGGACACTCATAGGTTCCAACGTTTTGGTGGCTGTGAGTTAATACTACTGGTGATCTGTGTTCTCCGGAAATTCTGTGCGTTCGACCCGCAAAGCCGCCAAAGGCTTAGGTTCTCTCCCGAATGAAATTCATTTGGAAGGAACACTGTCACACGCTCCTTCCCCCCTTTCCATGAACGCTGACGAATCCTCGGTCGGTCGGTGCCCGGAATGTGGTGCGGAGATCTCGGAAGCGTGGATTCTTGTTGAGTACGAGAAAAACGACGGCACCGAGGGCGTGTGGACCGAGTGTCCGACATGTGAGGACGTTGTAGCCCCGGAGTAGTCGCAGACAGCAGAATAAAGTGCTCTTCATCGCGTCTACAGTGTAAGGTATTCAAATGGAGATTTCAGAGGAACTTCAGTGTCTGTTCTCGGGCAAGGTCGAAGAGCATGATGGGTCATATGTGGTTGAGCTACCGGAGCAAGAGCTCCGTCTTGGGGGGCTACAGGTAGACGAGACGTACCGTGTGGCTGTTCTCCCGGCACCTGCGACCAACGAGGCAAACAACACTGATGCTACTCCGGAGCCCGAGCAAGCGCCACAGACGCCTCCTGTTGAGGAGGGCGAACAACGTACCGTCGAAATCGAAGACATTGGCGACCAAGGCGATGGTATCACCCGTGTTGAGCGCGGGTTCGTCGTTATTGTTCCCGACACTAAACAGACCGAGCGTGTTACTATCGAGATTACCGATGTACGCGAGAATGTTGCCTTCGCGGAAGTTGTTGAGCGCGTCAGTTACTACGAGTAGTCTGAAGCGCCTTTGTTGAACTCCTATTCTTCAGACATATTATCATCTTAAACAGCTGTTGGGTGAAGGGTGCGAACTGATCGCTGTTGTTGCCGCCAGTTTCAGATGGCGTCTTGTATTGGTAACGCGGAGCGCCAGAAGATATTCACCGACTGAGAGGAGGACATACGGCGATGAATATTCCGCCCTCCATTGAGGAATCGAATCGCTTGACCGTCCGCGGTCTGATTCGGGTCGCCATGGCGTTGGCCCTCATCGGTCTCATCTTCTCGTACCCAGGAGCCATTTCATCGCCGTACAGCGATACGGGACTTGCCGGATACTACGATAATCAGATAGTCGAACGAGCTAACGATATTGAATCGATTGAACACTCTGCGGTTACGGACGAAACGAGCGTTTACCAATATAATGAACTGTCTCCCGTTGCCAAGGAGGTGTTCGACAAGACACGGTCTGCTGCGGGCGACTCATTTACGATAGTTCTCTGCCATGAGTGGACACTTATGTGCGATGAGTACTACGAGTCCGATGTCCCCGACGAATTTCAGTACGGTGCCGTGGGGCACAATGTCGATGAAAGCGAGTTATATACCGTGGTCGAAGACGAGGGAGAAGCATATGTTCTTCAAACGGGGGCTCTGGGGCACGCAGACGGGTGGAATCTGGCAGGCCTCCCGCTGGTGATCAGTAGTTCCTTACTGGTGTTATTGGTCTCGGGAGTCCTCGTACACAATACGATTAGACCCCCGGAGCAGAGCGGTAACGGCTTCGCTGCTTGGGATATCGGTGCCGCCTTTCTGATCGGAACCTTCGCTCTCGCCGTTCCCTATCTCCATATGTGGGACATCCTCTCCGTGTACTGGTCCCGTCGGTTGATAACAGGGGGCGTCGCTCTCGGTGTTCTGGTGTACTATTACAGACTCAGGTAGTCGATAGCTCGCTATTTTTCCGTCACGGGGCACCGTCCACCTTACTAGATCAATCAGCGTAATACTGACACACAGTGCCCGATCAGAACATAGGGTGCTGTCAAATCGAATCGTCTAGGATGTCAATCTGTGAGTGTCACCTCCGCTGCGTATTGCATATTCGGGGTTTGAGGGTCGCGGTGTTGGACGATCACGACATACAATGCCTCCCTACAGATGTTCCGAATTGTCGTCTGCACGTCTTCATTTACGTCTTTGCGGACGTGCTCGTCGACGAATTGCGTCGCTGCCTGTTCTGCCTGAAAATAGAAGCCTTCCTCTTCATATGCGGTCCACGCAGTGCGTCCGGTCCACTCGGCAAGCCCCTGGTAAAGCCGTTCCCTGACGACGCGGTCAGCTGCGGTTTCCCACGCCGTGATGAGGTCGTCCGCAACATCCGGAGCGTACCGAACCAGGGTAGTGAAGGGTTTTACAGGTCGCCCGACCGTTTCATGGCTGTCGATCACGTCAAGTGCTCCATTAGCGATCCGTTCAGCAACATCGTCCCCTGCCAGTTCCAAGACTTCTGTCTCAAGGGTTTCACCGTAATCTGTGACTGTGAGCCGAGCTTCGTCACTAGGTTCAGACCACGTTCGAACCGCAATCCACTCCTCACCAGCTCTGATGAGGTGATGAGCTACGTTCCGATCTGAATCATAATCTCGGTTGTGAGCACTAACCGAGATATTACAATCCATTATCGGGTCATCGTGTCTGAGCGCCTCTTTGGCTTTGGCTTCAATTGTTTCGAAGCGGCCGCTATATTCATCGCTCTGGTCACTACCGCCGTCGGTTGGTGTATGTTGTCGCGTCATTGGTAGCACGTGCTAACCGCTGTCCGCACCGCAAACACGCGACGTCCGATGACGCGCAGTTGCGACCCACTCGTCGGGGCTACATTGTGGCGAGCAGTTATGAGATGTGTCTCGTGCATTTCAAAAAAGAAGCCGGTGGCTCTCATATAGTTCCCAAGGACTATCGGGCAACTCACTCGCGGGTCGATTTCTACAGGTTGTAGCGGTGTCATGCGTACTAGCTACAACGGGGTAGTGTGGTGTTTGTACCGAGAACATCGTAATCTGATTCCGATTACGAAAAGCGGGATATTTTATATAGATCTGTTTGTGTACTCTAATTCGGATGAGGACTTCACCAGATCGTGACCGGGGCATTCTGACACGAGACGACCGCGACTACCTGACCGGCCGAAAAAATCTGACAGACGGCAGTGAACGGAACACCCGACAACGGATCCGAGACCGTACTCGAAACGCGCTGTACGATTTAGAATATCTCACGACGGAGCTTGAAGACCGGGATGTGACACAGCTTGTGGTTGACAATGGTGAGCAGGACAAAGCAATCTTCGACGCTACAGAAGACCTGATAGCGTTCGCGTTTCGACTCTGTCAACGACTTCCCGACTCAACAGACCACTCGACGGATGAGTTATTTCGAACGCTGATGTATGATGGCATCGAAAAAGCGCTTGCTGAGGACCACCAGATTCTTGATTTTGATCTTGATCTCAAATATGGAGACCCACGTATTGCAGAGGCAGAGATCCTAGAGGGCCTACACAAAGGCAAACCACTGTCGCTGTCACAGCTCCGCGAAGCGGTCAACAATGGGTATCTTGATGATTCCTATATTTTCAGACCGCTTGACGGCAATGGGTTTCCGAAAAACGTTGATCCCAAGGAGGAACTATCCCACGACGATTACAGATGGTGACCGCCAGACTACGATAACTCCGGCCGCTCAGCGTACGCAATCGGATCGCGTGACTCCCAGCATTCCGAAACGCCTCAAGCCGGAACACACACACATCACACGTCCCGCACGCCAGCTCCTCCTCCCAATCTCAATCGTCTGCTGAAACACGTTATAAAAGGCCGAGCGGCAATAGGATATCTGGGGAAATGGTCCGAGTGTGCGAGAATAAACGGCCGACGAGTCGGTGTCGAGCGGAGCGTCACCGATGCTCGTCGATCCACTCACACCACACGTGGAAGTCGTCGGCTCCACACTGGTCAGCAATCGACTGTAGTGTCCCGGTCGGGATCGCGTCTTCTGACGCCATAGGAACAGTCACGATCCGGACTTCGTCCGTATCTGGTGATTCATACCGCATTTTCAGGTGACTACCGACACGACCGACACGCTTGTACCCGAAGTCGTGGAGGACAGACGCAATCTCGCGCCCAGAGAAGTTCGTCCGGACCATTCACCGCATAAATTCGGGAAGCTCCTTGTCACCGGGCTCCGTCTCTTCGAGGTCCCACTCTTCGATATCCTCATCAGTGACGGGTTCGCCGCCCCCTTCGTGAAGTTCGATCGCCTCCGCAAGCATCCGGAGCGCTTCCGCTTTCGTCTCGCCGAAGGAGGCGACACCGGTCTCGATATCTCTCGCAGTGATCGAGCCGTCATCCTCATGAATGAACTCGACGCCTTCCTTGTTGGATGCGTCGCGTGTCGCACTCGCCATACTCTTCCTTCGCGGACCGCTCGAATAAGCGTTCTGTCGGATGCGACCGAGAGGGTGGACAGACAGCACCGCTACAAAAGCAGAACGCGGACTGGCCGATGAATGCGAAAATTCCGGCCGCTCAGCAGAGCCAATCGGATCACGTGACACGGTATTCCGGAACGCCTCTAGGCGGAATACACACGCATCACACGTCCCACACGCCGGCTCCTCATCGCGGTAACAAGACCACGTCATTCGTACGATACACCAAGCTACGGTAAAACAGAATTAATTCAGTAGACCACAGATATATATCGCTACGAACCGACGTCTGTACTAACGAGGCGACACGCATGGACGTTACTGACATCCCTGAGGAAGCGTACGACGGTGCGGAATCGCCGCCGGACCTCACCGAACTCGAGTCACCTGAGACGCTTCTCAAAGACGGACCGATCCGCGAACGGCTCCTCGATGTCATCACCGGGCTTCGAACTCCCACAAAGGTCTCCGAGATCGCTGACCTCGCTGACTGCGGGACTGAGACTGCCCGAGACTATCTCGCATGGTTCAACGAGATGGGCATGGTCCATCGTCACGACGCGCGGCCCGTCCGGTACGAGCGCAACGACGCGTACTTTCAGTGGCGACGCATCGATCGTATCCGCGACGAATACTCCGAGCAGGAAATCGTTGACCTCCTTACAGACACACTCGACAAAATCGAAGCGTACAGAGCGCAATTCGACGCAGACGATCCGAACGACGTCTCTCTCGTCGACGCCAGTCAAGACATAGCAACTGAAGACGCGTGGGAGGCGCTCTCTGAGTGGAAGACACTCGAACAGCGAGCAGCGCTCCTCGACGCGGCGCGACGTGACCACCCGGCCTCCGGTAGCACTCCCAGTCACATCGATGCCTGAGCAGCCGGGCGATCCACCCAGTACTGGCCCAATCGATGCTGCAGTTCTCGACCGAATTGCTGCTCACCTACTCCGAACCGCCCGATTCGAGAGTGTCCATACACGGCCTTCGTATGCGCCAAACGCTATCGTTGCTGACTACGACCTCGGGTACTTCCCTAGTGGGGTCACGCGCGCGTCGCTTCGAATCCGATGGTTCGAGACCGACGACTTCAGCATCCACTACGCCGAGCAGTATCAGACGAACAATTCGTGGGAGTGTCGATGGGATCGCCACCCTAACGACCACAAT
The sequence above is a segment of the Halorubrum sp. 2020YC2 genome. Coding sequences within it:
- a CDS encoding phage terminase large subunit family protein; this encodes MNADESSVGRCPECGAEISEAWILVEYEKNDGTEGVWTECPTCEDVVAPE
- a CDS encoding TRAM domain-containing protein, with the protein product MEISEELQCLFSGKVEEHDGSYVVELPEQELRLGGLQVDETYRVAVLPAPATNEANNTDATPEPEQAPQTPPVEEGEQRTVEIEDIGDQGDGITRVERGFVVIVPDTKQTERVTIEITDVRENVAFAEVVERVSYYE
- a CDS encoding type II toxin-antitoxin system HicA family toxin; translation: MVRTNFSGREIASVLHDFGYKRVGRVGSHLKMRYESPDTDEVRIVTVPMASEDAIPTGTLQSIADQCGADDFHVWCEWIDEHR
- a CDS encoding FaeA/PapI family transcriptional regulator; its protein translation is MDVTDIPEEAYDGAESPPDLTELESPETLLKDGPIRERLLDVITGLRTPTKVSEIADLADCGTETARDYLAWFNEMGMVHRHDARPVRYERNDAYFQWRRIDRIRDEYSEQEIVDLLTDTLDKIEAYRAQFDADDPNDVSLVDASQDIATEDAWEALSEWKTLEQRAALLDAARRDHPASGSTPSHIDA